One Paramisgurnus dabryanus chromosome 8, PD_genome_1.1, whole genome shotgun sequence DNA window includes the following coding sequences:
- the LOC135770432 gene encoding galectin-5-like, translating into MIPVPYRSIINGGLKPGKSFTVRGMVTHNPHRIAFNLRHSYGIAFHYNIRFDENKVVCNSWDGLWGTEEFPAGMPFKEGQAFEIYIFCTDDSFNVFVNGQHVCSFKHRFLSLNDIDVFEVTGELQIDHVDA; encoded by the exons ATGATT CCAGTCCCTTACAGAAGCATTATCAATGGTGGACTGAAACCTGGAAAAAGCTTTACCGTCCGAGGAATGGTCACCCACAACCCTCACAG GATTGCATTCAACCTGCGCCACTCATACGGGATTGCATTTCACTACAATATCCGTTTTGATGAGAATAAGGTAGTGTGCAACAGTTGGGATGGTCTGTGGGGTACAGAGGAATTTCCTGCAGGGATGCCATTTAAAGAAGGTCAAGCCTTTGAG ATCTACATTTTTTGTACTGATGATTCCTTCAACGTGTTTGTGAATGGTCAACATGTTTGCTCTTTCAAGCATCGCTTTTTGTCATTGAATGACATCGATGTTTTTGAAGTTACTGGAGAATTGCAGATAGATCATGTGGATGCTTAG